The following DNA comes from Mycobacteroides immunogenum.
GCGGCTTGGCCGCCGCCGGTCTCGGTCCCGACGACGCCATCGGCATGTTGGTCGGAATGCCTGTGGAGATCGCCCCGGCGATTCAGGCCGTGTGGATGCGCGGTGCCTCGCTGACGATGCTGCACCAGCCGACCCCGCGTACCGACCTCGCCGTGTGGGCCGAGGACACCCTCAAGGTCGTGGACATGATCGGCGCCAAGGCCGTCATCGTCTCCGCCCCGTTCGACGCCGCCGCCCCGGTGCTCCAGGAAAAGGGCGTCATCGTCGTGCACATCAAGGATCTGTGGGACGCCGACCCGATCGAGCCCGTTGAGGCCGGTGAGGACTCGGTCGCACTCATGCAGCTGACGTCCGGCTCCACCGGATCGCCCAAGGCCGTCAAGATCACCCACCGCAACTTGTACGCCAATGCGCATGGCATGTACGTCGCCTCCAAGTACAAGCCCGAAATCGACGTGATGGTCAGCTGGCTGCCGCTGTTCCACGACATGGGCATGGTCGGCTTCCTGACGGTGCCGATGTTCTTCGGCGCCGAGCTGGTGAAGATCACCCCGATGGACTTCATGCGTGATGTTCTGCTGTGGGGCAGGCTGATCGATAAGTACAAGGGCACCATGACGGCCGCCCCGAACTTCGCCTACTCGTTGTTCGCCAAGCGTCTGCGTAACCAGGCCAAGCCGGGCGACTTCGACCTTTCGACACTGCGGTTCGTGCTCTCCGGTGCCGAGCCTGTCGACCCCGCCGTGGTTCACGACTTGTGTGATGCCGGAAAGCCATTTGGCTTCCAGGCTTCTGCGATGGTGCCTGCCTACGGTATGGCGGAAACCGCACTGGCCGTGTCCTTCTCGGAGGTCGAGGCCTCCGGTCTGGTTGTCGACGAGGTCGATGCGGATCTGCTGGCCGCCCTGCGTCGTGCCGTGCCCGCCACTCGCGGAAACCTGCGCCACTTGGCAACCCTCGGCCCACTGCTGCCCGGTATCGAGGCGCGGGTTGTCGATGAGGATCTGAATGTGTTGCCCGCGCGCGGTGTTGGTGTCATCGAGCTGCGGGGTGAGTCGGTGACCCCCGGCTATGTGACCATGGGCGGTTTCCTGGCCGCGCAGGACGAAAATGGTTGGTACAACACTGGTGACCTCGGCTACTTGACCGAGAAGGGTCACGTCGTGGTCTGCGGTCGCGTCAAGGACGTCATCATCATGGCGGGCCGCAACATCTACCCGACCGATATCGAGCGCGCCGCCGGTCGCGTCGACGGGGTGCGGCCCGGTTGCGCCGTCGCCGTGCGCCTGGAGGCCGGGGTGGACCCCAAGAATCAGCGCGAGACCTTCGCGGTTGTGGTGGAGTCCAACGCCTTCGAGAACCCGGAGGAGGTGCGCCGCATCGAGCAGCAGGTCGCGCACGAGGTGGTCGCCGAGGTCGATGTGCGGCCCCGCAACGTGGTGGTTCTCGGACCGGGCAGCATCCCGAAGACCCCGTCGGGCAAGCTACGCCGCTCGAATTCGGTGGCACTGGTCATCTAAGCGATGCTTCAGTGGCTGCTGCCCGTCCTTGGGGGCGTGGTGGTGCTCGGGGCACCTCTTGCTTTTTGGCTCACCATTTTCAAATACCGGCAGCGCCTTGAGTCGCTGCCGGAGAAGCAGCGTTGGGAGCATGCGGTGCAGACGTGCGCCGCGAACCCCGCATTCCGCCTGGGCCAGATTGTCGAGGTCCTCTCAAGCGATGCCGAGAGGGGCGAGTACGCGCGAATCGTGTGGCATGACACCGATATCGAGCAAGAGATTTGGTTCGGCGACGCCTGGCCGCTCGAAGACGTGTGGGTGGTAGTGACCGGCGCGAACGGTGACGGCGCCCCTGGGCGTGATCCGAAGGTCTTTTATGTCTCAGAGGTCCACGACATCATCGTGTTGTGAGCGCCAGCCGCTGCGCATGCCAAGATTACTCAACAATCGAGTGCTGCAACAGAATTCGAAATCGGTATCGGCATGCTGCTCGATGATATGGCGATGCGGGCAGCCAAGTGGGGGAGCCTGCGGCTTTACTCGAACGGCACCGGCGGCATTCTGACCACCTGTGCGGCGTAGCTCAACCCCGCGCCGTAGCCGATGAGCAGCGCCAGGTCGCCCGGTTTGGCCGCGCCGGTCGACAGGAGCGTCTCCATGGCCAACGGCACGGAGGCTGCCGAGGTGTTGCCGGTGTGCTCGATGTCGTTGGCAATCACCGCGTCGGGACGCAGATGCAGATTCTTGGCCAGCAGCTCGTTGATGCGCGTGTTGGCCTGATGCGGGACGAAGACGTCGATCTGTTCGGGTCCCACCTTGGCGGCCTCCATGGCGCGCTGTCCGACCTTGCCCATTTCGAAGGCCGCCCAGCGGAATACGGAGGTGCCTTCGATGCGCAGATAGGGGCGTGGGCCCTCTGGGTCGGGCGCCGCCGCGAAGTCCATCCAGTCGATGTCCTGGCGGATGGCGTTGGACTGACTGCCATCGCTGCCCCACACCGTCGGGCCGATGCCCTGCTCGGCGGTCTCGCCGACCACGACCGCCCCTGCTCCGTCGCCGAAGATGAAACAGTTACCCCGGTCGGTCATATCCAGTGCGGGGGAGAGCTTTTCAGAGCCAATGACCAGTACCTTGCTGGCGCTACCGCCGCGGATCATGTCACCCGCGACGCCCACGGCATACCCGAATCCGGCGCAGCCCGCGGACAGATCGAAAGCCGGGACCCCTTGGGCGCCCAGCGCGGTGGCCACGGCCGGGGCAGAGGCCGGCGTCTGCAAATAATGGGTGCTGGTCGCGACGATCACCGCGTCGATCTCAGCGCCGGTAAGCAGGGCATTGGCGATCGCCTTGCGCCCGGCCTCGATGGCCAGGGTCTGGGCGGATTCGTCGGCGGCGGCGAACCGGCGGG
Coding sequences within:
- a CDS encoding fatty acyl-AMP ligase, coding for MSRFTDELYANALSSSKGMVTGEPDTPVRHTWKQVHERAKQLAGGLAAAGLGPDDAIGMLVGMPVEIAPAIQAVWMRGASLTMLHQPTPRTDLAVWAEDTLKVVDMIGAKAVIVSAPFDAAAPVLQEKGVIVVHIKDLWDADPIEPVEAGEDSVALMQLTSGSTGSPKAVKITHRNLYANAHGMYVASKYKPEIDVMVSWLPLFHDMGMVGFLTVPMFFGAELVKITPMDFMRDVLLWGRLIDKYKGTMTAAPNFAYSLFAKRLRNQAKPGDFDLSTLRFVLSGAEPVDPAVVHDLCDAGKPFGFQASAMVPAYGMAETALAVSFSEVEASGLVVDEVDADLLAALRRAVPATRGNLRHLATLGPLLPGIEARVVDEDLNVLPARGVGVIELRGESVTPGYVTMGGFLAAQDENGWYNTGDLGYLTEKGHVVVCGRVKDVIIMAGRNIYPTDIERAAGRVDGVRPGCAVAVRLEAGVDPKNQRETFAVVVESNAFENPEEVRRIEQQVAHEVVAEVDVRPRNVVVLGPGSIPKTPSGKLRRSNSVALVI
- a CDS encoding beta-ketoacyl-ACP synthase III gives rise to the protein MTDIAEITGINKIGLLSLGAYRPERVVTNDEICEHIESSDEWIYTRTGIKTRRFAAADESAQTLAIEAGRKAIANALLTGAEIDAVIVATSTHYLQTPASAPAVATALGAQGVPAFDLSAGCAGFGYAVGVAGDMIRGGSASKVLVIGSEKLSPALDMTDRGNCFIFGDGAGAVVVGETAEQGIGPTVWGSDGSQSNAIRQDIDWMDFAAAPDPEGPRPYLRIEGTSVFRWAAFEMGKVGQRAMEAAKVGPEQIDVFVPHQANTRINELLAKNLHLRPDAVIANDIEHTGNTSAASVPLAMETLLSTGAAKPGDLALLIGYGAGLSYAAQVVRMPPVPFE